From Pseudomonadota bacterium, one genomic window encodes:
- a CDS encoding DUF1820 family protein yields MIFHNQGRVYEVGLFGFVEIGDLVFGTRTSLVLDPAEEQLKSEFTGVGRSYIPMHAIIRIDEVEKEGPVKVTPIKGDGGGNVMPFPAYTQKDPGKS; encoded by the coding sequence GTGATCTTCCATAACCAAGGCCGGGTATACGAGGTCGGGTTGTTCGGGTTCGTGGAGATAGGGGATCTGGTATTCGGCACGCGCACGTCCCTGGTCCTGGACCCCGCGGAAGAGCAGCTGAAGTCCGAGTTCACCGGCGTCGGCCGGAGCTATATCCCGATGCACGCCATCATCCGCATCGACGAAGTCGAGAAGGAAGGCCCGGTCAAGGTGACCCCGATCAAGGGCGATGGCGGTGGCAACGTGATGCCCTTCCCCGCCTATACCCAGAAGGACCCGGGCAAGTCCTGA